One segment of Candidatus Omnitrophota bacterium DNA contains the following:
- a CDS encoding ABC transporter ATP-binding protein, translating into MSTTDSPAAAPAAAIRVERLTKRFGAQPAVDQLSFEVARGETVVLWGANGAGKTTVLRCVLGVLPFEGSIRVFGHDAAREGKAVRWMLGYVPQELGLPGDATVWEAAMLYAQLRRVPASRATDVLHAWQLGGAARQLVRTLSGGMKQKLAVAIALLSDPPILLLDEPTSHLDVRSRGEFTALLKRLQGEGKTLVLCSHRMSEAMKLADRVIVLERGRAVRCGTPEEVRGAINREALLGIMVPPEQHAAAVDALKRQGLDVHVLDIEIESGQAQRS; encoded by the coding sequence ATGAGCACTACCGACTCACCCGCCGCAGCACCGGCGGCCGCCATCCGTGTTGAGCGATTGACGAAACGGTTCGGCGCGCAGCCGGCGGTGGATCAGCTCAGTTTCGAGGTGGCGCGCGGCGAGACTGTCGTGCTTTGGGGCGCCAACGGGGCGGGCAAGACCACCGTGCTGCGCTGCGTGCTGGGCGTGCTGCCGTTTGAGGGATCGATTCGCGTCTTCGGCCATGACGCGGCGCGCGAGGGCAAGGCCGTGCGATGGATGCTGGGCTACGTGCCGCAGGAGCTCGGGCTGCCAGGGGATGCCACCGTCTGGGAAGCCGCGATGCTGTATGCGCAGCTGCGCCGAGTGCCCGCCTCGCGCGCGACGGATGTGCTGCACGCGTGGCAGTTGGGCGGCGCAGCACGGCAGCTCGTGCGCACGCTCTCAGGCGGGATGAAGCAGAAGCTCGCCGTGGCGATCGCGCTGTTGTCTGATCCGCCGATCTTGCTGCTGGATGAGCCGACGAGCCACCTGGATGTGCGCAGCCGCGGAGAGTTCACCGCGCTGCTAAAGCGCTTGCAGGGCGAAGGCAAAACCTTAGTGCTGTGCTCCCATCGCATGAGCGAAGCGATGAAGCTGGCAGACCGCGTGATCGTGCTGGAGCGCGGGCGGGCGGTGCGCTGCGGCACACCGGAGGAAGTGCGCGGCGCCATCAACCGCGAAGCGCTGCTGGGCATCATGGTGCCGCCTGAGCAACACGCCGCAGCGGTCGACGCGCTGAAGCGCCAGGGTCTTGATGTCCACGTGCTGGATATTGAGATCGAATCCGGCCAAGCCCAGCGAAGCTAA
- the nosD gene encoding nitrous oxide reductase family maturation protein NosD has product MPIDQRPIPRAGGWGRGVFLLAAALLIASAFHPYWRMRVSAPQYPKGLHLIIYVNRLEGDVREIDSLNHYIGMRALAHGAKVERAIAIPGLILAVLGLLLAAAVRRRWGRLGALPTLLLPPVFAADLLLWMRDYGLNLDPKAPLNRAVKPFVPKIVGEGTIAQFHSSAGFDLGFWLAAGAAGLVLAALWLTWARGGSSRRTMISAGVSLALILGGSEAWAKTLTVSASSAPTLAAALDAAEDGDTIVVEGGVHAGPVIVQRSVTLIGRHQPVIDGGGAGTVVELAAPKIRLSGFTIRRSGDLLAQGDTGILVRAPEAVVEDNQLDDVLFGISLRRAPGAVIRRNQLRSHRLAVARRGDLIKTWYSDDVTIADNRIDGGRDLVLWYSRRIRVLRNNVRRGRYGLHFMYCNDADVRQNRLEDNSVGVYLMYSRGLRLSDNRITRNRGPSGFGLGLKDMEDTRIDRNLIADNRVGVFLEHAAVQFTRNVIGANDIGLRLVPSGVASGFSGNSFMDNGEQVSVDGESDAALNRWDGNFWSDYRGFDADGDGIGDVPYRHLRLFERLADAHPALRLYAGSPAATAIDAAAALFPIFAPRPMLADLHPRMRPMPAAPAP; this is encoded by the coding sequence ATGCCGATTGATCAGCGCCCCATCCCGCGCGCTGGGGGATGGGGTCGCGGTGTGTTTCTGCTCGCTGCAGCGCTGCTCATCGCCTCCGCCTTTCATCCCTACTGGCGGATGCGCGTGTCCGCCCCCCAGTATCCCAAAGGCCTCCATCTCATTATCTATGTCAATCGGCTCGAAGGCGATGTCCGGGAAATCGATTCGCTTAACCACTATATCGGCATGCGAGCGCTCGCCCATGGCGCGAAAGTGGAGCGAGCCATCGCCATCCCAGGGCTGATCCTTGCGGTGCTCGGGCTGCTGCTGGCGGCCGCCGTTCGCCGCCGGTGGGGAAGGCTTGGCGCGCTGCCCACCCTGCTGCTGCCCCCGGTCTTCGCGGCGGATTTGCTCCTCTGGATGCGCGACTACGGATTGAATCTTGATCCGAAAGCGCCGCTGAACCGCGCCGTCAAGCCGTTCGTCCCGAAGATCGTCGGTGAAGGCACGATCGCGCAATTCCACTCATCCGCCGGGTTCGACCTCGGGTTTTGGCTGGCCGCGGGCGCTGCCGGGTTGGTCCTGGCGGCGTTGTGGCTGACCTGGGCGCGCGGCGGGAGCTCGCGGCGCACGATGATCTCCGCCGGCGTAAGTCTTGCCCTGATCCTGGGCGGCTCCGAGGCCTGGGCCAAGACGCTGACGGTGTCGGCTTCCAGCGCGCCAACACTTGCGGCAGCGCTGGACGCTGCCGAGGATGGCGACACGATTGTGGTCGAGGGCGGCGTGCACGCCGGCCCGGTGATCGTGCAGCGTTCGGTGACGTTGATCGGCCGTCACCAGCCGGTGATCGACGGCGGTGGCGCTGGCACGGTGGTGGAGTTGGCCGCTCCCAAGATCCGCCTCAGCGGATTTACCATCCGCCGCAGCGGCGATCTGCTCGCACAGGGCGATACCGGCATCCTGGTGAGGGCGCCGGAGGCGGTGGTGGAAGACAATCAGCTCGATGACGTGCTCTTCGGCATTTCGCTGCGCCGAGCGCCCGGCGCGGTCATCCGCCGCAACCAGCTGCGCAGCCATCGGCTGGCGGTGGCACGGCGCGGGGATCTCATCAAGACCTGGTACAGCGATGACGTGACCATCGCCGACAATCGCATTGACGGCGGGCGGGATTTGGTGCTGTGGTATTCCCGGCGGATTCGAGTGCTGCGCAACAACGTGCGCCGCGGCCGCTACGGCTTGCATTTCATGTATTGCAACGACGCCGACGTGCGGCAGAATCGCTTGGAAGACAACTCGGTCGGCGTCTATCTGATGTACAGCCGCGGGCTGCGGCTGTCCGATAATCGGATCACGCGCAACCGCGGCCCCTCAGGATTCGGGCTCGGCCTGAAAGACATGGAGGACACGCGGATCGACCGCAATCTCATCGCCGACAACCGCGTCGGGGTGTTTCTGGAGCATGCCGCTGTACAGTTTACGCGTAATGTGATCGGGGCGAACGACATCGGCCTGCGGCTGGTTCCCTCCGGGGTCGCCAGCGGATTTTCCGGCAACAGCTTCATGGACAACGGCGAGCAGGTCTCGGTCGACGGGGAATCCGACGCAGCGCTGAATCGCTGGGACGGAAATTTCTGGAGCGATTACCGCGGCTTTGATGCCGACGGCGACGGGATCGGCGACGTGCCGTACCGTCATCTGCGGCTCTTTGAGCGGCTGGCCGATGCGCACCCGGCCTTGCGGCTCTATGCCGGCAGCCCGGCGGCGACCGCGATCGACGCGGCCGCGGCTCTGTTTCCGATTTTTGCGCCGCGCCCGATGCTGGCCGACCTGCATCCGCGCATGCGCCCGATGCCGGCGGCGCCCGCCCCATGA